Proteins encoded within one genomic window of Etheostoma cragini isolate CJK2018 chromosome 21, CSU_Ecrag_1.0, whole genome shotgun sequence:
- the LOC117936756 gene encoding transcription factor Sox-9-A-like, translating to MNLLDPYLKMTEEQDKCLSDAPSPSMSDDSAGSPCPSVSGSDTENTRPSENGLLGVDGEFKKDEDDKFPACIRDAVSQVLKGYDWTLVPMPVRINGSSKNKPHVKRPMNAFMVWAQAARRKLAYQYPHLHNAELSKTLGKLWRLLNEGEKRPFVEEAERLRVQHKKDHPDYKYQPRRRKSVKNGQSESEDGSEQTHISPNAIFKALQQADSPASSMGEVHSPGEHSGSQGPPTPPTTPKTDISAGKMDLKREGGLRSQPDGPGGRQLNIDFRDVDIGELSSDVISHIETFDVNEFDQYLPPNGHPGVAGNPAPVTYTGSYSISGGGAPVSPQAGVSAAWLAKSQNQPGQQQQQQHTLTPLGGAGSEATQAQHRTQIKTEQLSPNHYTEQQQGSPQHATYNPFSLQHYSPPQPSSYPAITRAQQYDYSDHQGGATASYYSHAGAGQGSGLYSTFSYMSGGSQRPMYTPIADNTGVPSIPQSSPQHWEQVPVYTQLTRP from the exons ATGAATCTCCTCGACCCTTACCTGAAGATGACGGAGGAACAAGACAAGTGTCTTTCCGACGCTCCGAGCCCGAGCATGTCCGACGACTCCGCGGGCTCCCCGTGTCCGTCCGTGTCGGGTTCGGACACCGAGAACACCCGGCCATCGGAGAACGGGCTGCTTGGCGTGGACGGAGAGTTCAAGAAGGACGAGGATGATAAGTTCCCCGCTTGCATCCGCGATGCTGTGTCCCAGGTGCTCAAGGGCTACGACTGGACCCTCGTGCCTATGCCCGTGCGCATTAACGGATCTTCTAAGAACAAGCCTCACGTTAAGAGACCGATGAATGCCTTTATGGTGTGGGCTCAGGCGGCGCGTAGGAAGCTGGCATATCAGTACCCACACCTGCACAACGCGGAGCTCAGCAAAACTCTAGGAAAACTCTGGAG ACTTCTCAACGAAGGGGAGAAGCGGCCGTTTGTGGAGGAGGCTGAGCGGCTCCGGGTGCAGCACAAGAAGGATCACCCGGACTACAAATACCAGCCCCGGCGGAGGAAGTCGGTGAAGAACGGGCAGAGCGAGTCAGAGGACGGCAGCGAGCAGACTCACATTTCCCCCAATGCCATCTTCAAAGCGCTGCAGCAGGCGGACTCCCCGGCCTCCAGCATGGGAGAGGTGCACTCTCCTGGCGAGCACTCAG GCTCCCAGGGGCCCCCTACTCCCCCCACCACCCCAAAGACAGACATCAGCGCAGGCAAAATGGACCTCAAGCGTGAAGGTGGCCTCCGCTCTCAGCCAGACGGCCCCGGCGGGCGCCAGCTCAACATTGACTTCCGCGACGTGGACATCGGCGAGCTGAGCAGCGACGTCATCTCCCACATCGAGACCTTTGACGTCAACGAGTTCGACCAGTACCTGCCGCCCAACGGGCACCCCGGCGTTGCCGGCAACCCCGCGCCGGTCACCTACACCGGCAGCTACAGCATCAGTGGCGGCGGGGCGCCAGTCAGCCCACAGGCAGGAGTGTCTGCAGCGTGGTTGGCTAAAAGCCAGAACCAGCcggggcagcagcagcagcagcagcacactcTGACCCCGCTGGGGGGTGCAGGCTCAGAGGCAACTCAGGCCCAGCACCGGACCCAGATCAAGACGGAGCAGCTGAGCCCGAACCACTACACTGAGCAGCAACAGGGCTCGCCGCAGCACGCCACCTACAACCCCTTCAGCCTGCAGCACTACAGCCCCCCCCAGCCTTCCTCCTACCCGGCCATCACCAGGGCACAGCAGTACGACTACTCCGACCACCAGGGTGGCGCCACTGCATCCTACTACAGCCATGCGGGGGCTGGGCAGGGCTCGGGGCTCTACTCGACTTTCAGTTACATGAGCGGCGGCAGCCAGAGGCCCATGTACACGCCCATCGCCGACAACACGGGGGTGCCCTCCATTCCTCAGAGCAGCCCGCAGCACTGGGAGCAGGTGCCGGTTTACACCCAGCTCACCAGACCCTGA